In Paenibacillus guangzhouensis, a single window of DNA contains:
- the aroF gene encoding 3-deoxy-7-phosphoheptulonate synthase has translation MIAITSNKTSEARVNEIVKVIEQAGAQAHISRGVDRTVIGIIGQFEPKLAEHLRQMKDVENVIKISKSYKLASRDFHPDDTIIEIKGVKIGGNNLTIMGGPCAVESPEQIDEIARLVKLAGGQVLRGGAFKPRTGPYSFQGIGVEGLVMMAEAGKKHGLLTITEVMTPDTVDICAEYADILQVGTRNMQNFDLLRKLGECNTPVLLKRGFSATYDEFLNAAEYILAGGNPNVMLCERGIRTFETYTRNTLDLTAIPVLQQLSHLPVISDPSHGTGRRELVETMSKASVAAGANGLIIEMHTDPDNSMTGDGVQSLFPDQFANLLKDLEKLGALMGKTFDTAKAPAEAFESWKVV, from the coding sequence ATGATTGCAATTACATCGAATAAAACGTCGGAAGCCCGTGTGAATGAAATCGTTAAAGTGATTGAGCAAGCTGGTGCACAAGCCCATATCTCCCGCGGTGTAGATCGTACGGTGATCGGGATTATTGGACAATTCGAGCCGAAGCTCGCAGAGCATTTGCGTCAGATGAAAGATGTTGAGAATGTTATCAAAATCTCGAAGTCCTACAAACTCGCAAGCCGTGATTTCCATCCGGACGATACGATCATTGAGATCAAAGGTGTGAAGATTGGCGGGAACAACCTGACGATTATGGGCGGACCTTGTGCCGTTGAATCACCTGAACAAATTGACGAGATTGCTAGACTTGTGAAGTTAGCAGGCGGTCAAGTCCTACGCGGCGGCGCATTTAAGCCAAGAACAGGCCCTTACAGCTTCCAAGGCATCGGCGTCGAAGGGCTGGTCATGATGGCGGAAGCAGGGAAGAAGCATGGATTATTGACGATTACCGAAGTCATGACACCAGATACCGTTGATATCTGCGCAGAATACGCGGATATTCTCCAGGTAGGAACGCGTAATATGCAGAACTTCGATCTGTTGCGCAAGCTTGGAGAGTGCAATACACCTGTCCTGCTGAAACGCGGATTCAGCGCAACGTATGATGAGTTCCTTAATGCAGCGGAATACATTCTCGCAGGCGGGAATCCGAATGTCATGCTCTGTGAACGCGGTATTCGTACCTTCGAGACCTACACACGGAACACGCTGGATCTAACGGCGATTCCTGTCCTTCAACAATTGAGTCACTTACCTGTTATTTCGGACCCTAGCCATGGCACGGGCCGTCGTGAATTGGTAGAGACCATGTCGAAGGCATCTGTGGCTGCTGGGGCGAACGGGCTGATCATTGAGATGCATACAGACCCGGACAATTCGATGACAGGCGATGGCGTGCAGTCACTCTTCCCGGATCAATTCGCGAATCTATTGAAAGACCTAGAAAAGCTAGGCGCATTAATGGGCAAAACATTCGACACGGCGAAGGCTCCAGCGGAAGCATTCGAATCGTGGAAAGTTGTTTAA
- a CDS encoding ArsR/SmtB family transcription factor: protein MFEENADARQAVKVYKALGEPTRLKIAMLLVDEQNLCCSDIKGKLESVAGSTLSHHLKLLTDAGLLELRKDGTYIYYRVNREVAQKYAPFLLV, encoded by the coding sequence ATGTTCGAAGAAAACGCAGATGCACGTCAAGCGGTCAAAGTATACAAAGCTCTCGGAGAACCTACGCGGCTCAAAATCGCTATGCTGCTGGTCGATGAACAGAATTTATGCTGTTCGGACATCAAAGGCAAACTTGAATCCGTTGCTGGTTCAACTCTGTCGCATCATTTGAAGCTGTTGACCGATGCCGGTCTATTGGAGCTCCGCAAAGATGGAACCTATATTTACTATCGCGTGAACCGCGAAGTCGCGCAGAAGTACGCACCGTTTTTACTCGTATAA